Proteins from a genomic interval of Maniola hyperantus chromosome 1, iAphHyp1.2, whole genome shotgun sequence:
- the LOC117994601 gene encoding asparagine synthetase domain-containing protein CG17486 — MCGILCEIRHSSHTICEDEHVMQRIKNRGPDCFGSTQLVLNNLTSIYFCGSVLWMQGLNPTQQPVQNEQGILLYNGDIFEQTWATKMSDTEFIMEKLSKSHSAEQIILEIRMFKGPFSLIYYDKNSHQLFFSRDRIGRNSLLFHSSNSSIVISNVLGRKYPCIEVPATHIYNIDINSNKINLYSWEQSCTKIYSSHSLEEWLQNVKEQQNMPDDELIIDFDTTLDLNDEDNVIEEIENISTSLNDKHTILEKILENTIILNTVTKISELLEKSVKVRVETQPSRCKNCIIDANVICCHCTTGILFSGGLDCTILAVLADKFVPKHQPIDLINVAFKTKNNSSYQVPDRITGRQSFEELKNICKSRQWVFREVNIPKEKLEYHQMLTIGDLVYPRRTVLDESLGSALWFAADARSEDLGVSPCRILLLGSGADELFGGYTRHRNAFKRKSWLGLSKELILDWKRISFRNLARDNRVICDHGRQPRMPYLDEDLVDYVLKLKPWLKCYPSASLECGIGDKLILRLVALLIGLNQVVTLPKRALQFGSRIANKKQKGSDVSKTFIDII; from the exons ATGTGTGGTATTTTGTGTGAAATTCGACATTCCAGTCATACCATATGCGAG GATGAACATGTTATGCAACGCATAAAAAACAGGGGGCCTGATTGTTTTGGTTCAACCCAACTTGTTCTAAATAACTTAACAAGTATATATTTCTGTGGTTCAGTATTATGGATGCAAGGTCTAAATCCTACTCAACAACCTGTTCAGAATGAGCAAGGAATTCTATTGTATAATGGTGACATTTTTGAACAAACTTGGGCTACTAAAATGAGTGATACAGAATTTATAATGGAGAAATTAAGTAAA AGTCACTCTGCAGaacaaattatattagaaataaGGATGTTCAAGGGTCCATTTAGTTTAATATACTATGATAAAAATTCTCATCAGTTGTTCTTCTCAAGGGATAGAATTGGGAGGAATTCCTTGCTTTTTCACAGTTCTAACAGTTCTATTGTTATAAGCAATGTATTGG gcAGAAAGTATCCCTGCATTGAAGTCCCAGCTACACATATTTACAATATAGATATAAATTCcaacaaaataaatttatattcaTGGGAGCAAAGTTGTACAAAAATTTACAGCTCACACTCTCTAGAAGAATGGCTTCAAAATGTTAAAGAGCAACAAAATATGCCTGATGATGAATTGATTATTGATTTTGATACTACTCTGGATCTGAATGATGAG gATAATGTTATTGaagaaatagaaaatatttctACTAGCCTCAATGATAAACATACAATTTTGGAAAAAATTTTGGAAAACACTATCATTCTAAACACTGTCACAAAAATATCAGAGTTATTAGAGAAAAGTGTTAAAGTTCGAGTGGAGACACAACCGAGCAGATGTAAAAACTGTATTATAGATGCAAACGTAATATGCTGTCATTGTACTACCGGAATACTGTTCTCAGGTGGTTTAGATTGTACAATACTTGCAGTACTTGCTGACAAATTTGTGCCCAAACATCAGCCAATAGATCTTATCAATGTTGCATTTAAGACCAAGAATAATTCTTCTTACCAGGTTCCAGATAGAATTACAGGCCGACAATCGTTTGAAGAgcttaaaaatatatgtaaatcgAG gcAGTGGGTCTTCCGTGAAGTAAACATACCTAAAGAAAAACTAGAGTATCATCAGATGTTGACTATTGGAGACTTGGTTTACCCCAGACGTACAGTATTGGATGAAAGCCTTGGTTCAGCTTTATGGTTTGCGGCGGATGCGCGATCTGAAGACTTGGGTGTGTCACCTTGTAGG attttattgcTCGGTTCAGGAGCAGATGAACTTTTTGGCGGTTATACAAGACATAGAAATGCTTTTAAGCGCAAGAGCTGGTTAGGTTTATCAAAGGAACTCATACTAGACTGGAAGCGAATATCATTTAGAAATCTTGCTAGAGATAATAGAGTTATTTGTGATCATGGCAGACAGCCAAGAATGCCTTATTTAGATGAGGATCTTGTTGATTATGTTTTAAAACTGAAGCCCTGGCTCAA ATGCTATCCAAGTGCTAGTTTAGAATGTGGAATTGGCGACAAACTGATACTAAGACTTGTGGCTCTTTTAATTGGACTTAATCAGGTTGTAACTCTTCCAAAAAGGGCTCTGCAATTTGGATCAAGAATTGCCAATAAGAAACAAAAGGGCAGTGACGTGTCTAAAACGTTTATtgatataatatga
- the drongo gene encoding LOW QUALITY PROTEIN: arf-GAP domain and FG repeat-containing protein 1 (The sequence of the model RefSeq protein was modified relative to this genomic sequence to represent the inferred CDS: inserted 1 base in 1 codon; deleted 2 bases in 2 codons; substituted 2 bases at 2 genomic stop codons) has translation MAADRRKQDDXNLDILRELISLNGNKYCLDCNQRGPTYVNTTIGSFVCSKCSGMLRGLTPPHRVKSISMATFTPEEIEFIKVRGNDYCRRVWLGLYEGESVNFTDEQSVKDFMSDKYEKKRYYLESPPNSAPVTNGNSVKNKIKSKLVSSNVGVATPLISIMPQSTKTSNNNNNNVNIAKIVSNVTPVSENMHKLPRPVNNFSQPMLTRCPQFQLQYLXPSPVPDFPVDFSTANIYNSKQFNSSINNIILXPQPSMNNSPVFNAFNSPQATSNDRYAALADLDLALRQQNMKNRYIINYFSDDGNSVSRNPFQSASASDVFANKNPFFNGGWNTASAARPVNPFMPANNGAYVNSKNPFL, from the exons ATGGCTGCGGACCGTCGCAAACAAGATG AAAATTTAGACATCCTACGTGAACTTATATCTTTAAACGGGAATAAATATTGTTTGGATTGTAATCAGAGA GGGCCTACATACGTTAATACAACAATTGGCTCCTTTGTGTGCTCAAAATGTTCAGGAATGCT GCGCGGCCTCACACCTCCTCATCGTGTAAAGTCTATCTCCATGGCTACTTTTACACCAGAAGAGATAGAATTCATAAAAGTAAGAGGAAACGATTATTGCCGACGCGTGTGGTTAGGCCTTTACGAGGGTGAAAGTGTAAACTTTACTGATGAGCAAAGCGTTAAAGATTTCATGTCTGATAAGTATGAAAAAAAGAGGTATTATCTTGAATCACCACCTAATAGTGCACCAGTTACAAATGGAaattcagttaaaaataaaattaaaagcaaGTTGGTCAGTAGCAATGTGGGTGTAGCCACTCCCTTGATATCCATCATGCCTCAATCTACCAAGACTtcaaacaacaataataataatgtgaaCATTGCAAAAATAGTGAGTAATGTGACACCTGTAAGTGAAAATATGCACAAACTGCCGAGGCCAGTAAACAATTTTTCTCAGCCAATGTTAACAAGATGTCCACAATTCCAGCTGCAATACCTATAACCCAGCCCTGTACCTGA TTTTCCTGTtgatttctccactgca aacatttacaatagcAAACAGTTCAACAGTAGTataaacaacataatattatgaccacAACCATCAATGAACAACAGTCCAGTTTTTAATGCCTTTAATTCACCCCAAGCTACTTCAA ATGACCGCTATGCTGCTTTAGCTGACTTAGATTTGGCATTAAGACAGCAAAACATGAAGAATAGG tatattattaattatttttcagatGACGGTAACAGTGTGAGTCGGAATCCATTTCAAAGCGCTTCAGCCAGTGATGTATTTGCTAACAAAAACCCATTTTTCAATGGAGGTTGGAATACAGCATCTGCAGCCAGGCCTGTTAATCCATTCATG CCTGCCAACAATGGGGCCTATGTAAATTCCAAGAATCCTTTCCTCTGA